The nucleotide window CTGCAGGCCAAACTGTTGGCTACGGTCGCACCTACACGGCAAGTAAGCCTGCCACGCTTGCTATTTTAGGCATGGGATATTACGAAGGAATTGATCCTGACCTTGCAAACACCGGCAGAGTTTTAATTCGCGGACAGTTTGCTCCAATCGTTGGCAGAATAAACATGAACTATTTTACCGTTGACGTAACTCACATTCCGCAGACCAAACGTCATGATATCGTCACGGTTTTAGGCCAAGATGGGGATAATGTCTTGAGTGCTTACGACTGGCGAATTGGCGCTAAGAAAAACGTGCGTTTATTTTTAGCACGACTTAATAATTCAGTTCCTAGAATTGTGGTCGAATAATTTAAAAATTGAGCTTAAACTTTTTTAATCAAATTATAAAAAAGCGCCACTCTTATGGCGCTTTTTTATAAAATTTTTAGTTAATTTTTTGGACTAAGTAGTGTTAACTGCCTGTAGTTGCTCTTACGATTTTATAAGCTTTGCGCCGCCGCTGACACCTGATTGATCTGTGGCTGCTGCACTTGCACCGCAAGTAAATTAACCTGCTGCTGCTGCACTTGCGCCGCCAAAAACAATGCATTTATTGCTTGCTGTCGCTGTTGTTGTGACTGTTGTAACGCTATGTACGATCGATGTAGTGATTGTTCTTGCGCTATTCTGCCCAGTTTTACCATACCAAGGCTAAGAGCCGTCATACATATTGAACTATTCAAATCAAATGTTTCTGGATTAATCAAATTAATTGACACAGAAGTTGCTTGAACAATTGCAGTACCTAAGTGAACTGCTGTACAAAAAACAGCATCAGGATCTGAACCAATTCGTTGACTAGTATTTATCGCCTCTTTCATATGAAGACAAGCCATAGCTACGTTTCCACCAATACAAGCTATTTGCACTTTTGACAATTCAGAACATTGTATGTTTTTATATGCACCACCAAAAAGCACTAAAGACAAAAATAGTTTTTTCATGCATTTTTTCCTAATTTAAAAATTATTAAACCTATAATAAGCCTATCAGATTAGCGTTTTTTTACAAATAGCGAGTATTTTTAAACTACTACTCAACCGACCTACAAAGCCCTACAGGCAACAACCATATTGATCGATGCAGGCTTTAATTTGATAAAAATTTTAGCTGCTTCAATTGCTGTTGAACCTGTTGTGCACGAATCATCGACAAGCATGATATGCTTGCCTGCAATATCAAAATCAAACTGCGCAAGCTCAAAAGCCCCTTTGACATTGCACCGTCTATCAACTTGTTCCACCTTTACTTGATACTCAGTTTTTTTAACACGCGCAAGCGCGTGAACTACTGGGATCTTTGAGTACGAAGAAAGACTCTCTGCTATCAATTCAGATTGATTAAATCCGCGTTTCATAGTCCTGGTCCAATGCAGTGGAATAGGAATAAAACAATCAACGTGCACCAGCGACACGACAGATTTTTTCCAAATTAATTCTGCCAGCTTTTCAATGACTGCAGGATCACTGCGATATTTTGCAAAGAGCATAGGACGAAGTGGCTCAGTGTACCGAGATACTGCGTACACCGTTAAAATATAAGAATTATTAAGTTGAAACATTTTAGGAACGATAGGCTCAAGTAACTCTTCGCACTGCTTACACAAAATAACACGAAAAGGACAGTGCCCTCTACAAGAATAACAAAGTGGCGGACAGATCACATATGCGATCAGATCGTACATCAACTTTGCGAAGTGAACTGCAGGATGTTGAAGTAAGTTCACGATTTATCATCACTCAAGAAAAAATAACTTAAAAACAGTGCGCCAATGGTAATGCTCATATCGGCAATGTTAAACACTGGAAAATACCAACCCGAAAGATGGAGCTGAATAAAATCAACAACCCCGCCAAACCATAACCTATCAAAAAAGTTTGACAGGCCGCCTGATAAAATAAGCAAACAAGAGCCCAGCATTTTATGATTGTCTGCAACCAGACGCATGTACCATGCAAAATAAAACAAGACAGAGGCAACAACAATTGTTGTAAACATGACGTACTGCTGATCAAGCCCGCTGCCTATACCCCAGGCAATTCCACGATTGTAGGTGAAATAAATATTAAAAAAAGATGTGATGGTCTGTGTTTCCCATATTTCGTTGACGATCAAATATTTTGTAATTCGATCAAGAAGTAATGGTACGATAAAACATGCCAAAAACAATGTAATGTGCGCTTTTTTAACGGATTTGAGCATCATGTTTTTTTACAACTTTCTGCACAGACTCTGTAACTTCTTCTAGCTCTTTTTTAGTCATAGTTTTTTCAGCATTGCTTATCGTATACCGGAACGTTACTGAGCGATGACCCGCCCATTCTTCTTTCTCAAAGAAATCGACCAACTCAACGGAGCAGATCAATTCATGAGCGCGAGCTATGTCGTTTTTAAGTTCATCAACCGTAACTCTTAACGGAATCAAAAGACTCATGTCATACGTTACATCTTGGTATTTTGACCACGGCTTAAATAGTTTCTTTTGCGGCTGCTGAAGTTGCAAGAATTCTTCATCAAGTTCAAAAATAAATGCTGATCCTGAAACGATTGAATGCATCCACTGCGTCGACATCATTCCAACCCATCCAATGACTTGGTCGCCGACAAACAATTGTGCCACTTTGTGCCCATCGTACCACGCAGGAACTGCACCTAGTGGCTTTTGCCAAATTACTTCAAGGCTAAATAAATCGAACAAGCTTTGTAGTTGATTTTTACAAGCGTAAAAATCAACACTTTTTTTATCAAAAATAATTCCAGCTACTGATTTGAGCTCTGAAATAGCTGTATCTTGTTTTGACCAGATGCGATTGCACTCAAATAAACGAATATTATCTTTACCAGCAGCGTTGAGCTCAACACCTTTGAGCAAATGAGGAATCAAGGAAGTAACAAGCGTCGTCCAATTTTGCGATAAAGGATTTCTCACTTTAACTGCACTATCAAGGTTTAAAGTCAGTCGATCAGTAAATGACGCATCGTACAGCAAATAATCCCTGACTTCATGCATAGACAACGCAAAAGCTAAATGATTTTTAATGCGAGCCACATTGTTTACAACTTGCAAGCTAAATGGCGCCATTGACCTTAGTGGCAGTTGCTGTGCAACGTTTTCAAAACCATACGATCGAATAATTTCTTCTAAAATATCTTCTTGAATGCCAATATCTTTAGTTGTTCGGCTTGTTGGAACCGTTACGTGGTACACACCCGATGTTTTATCAAATGCGACCTGAAAGCCTAGTGCTTTCAACGTTGTTTCAACAAATTCAGACGTAAAGGGTATTCCAATACGTTTTTCAATAAACTCATGCGTTATTTCGCAAACAATCGGCTCAAATGTCTTACCAACAGACACTATCGCTTCCTGGCCGTCAGACAGAATGCCTTCTTGCTCAGCAAGATATAAAAAGCGCTGAATTGCGGTAACATTTTGCATAGGATCAAGATGCTTTTCAAATCGAATTGAAGCTTCAGTTCGTAATTTAAAATGTTGAGCAGTTTTACGAATTACTGCAGGATCAAGTCCAGCAGCTTCAAGAATTATGTTTTTGGTGCCCTGCGTAAAACCAGAATCTTTGCCACCCATAATTCCCACTAGAGCAACGGGACGAGTCCCATCACTTACTACCGTGTCTTGCGTTGTTAATTTTATAGTTTGACCGTCAAGCAGCTGTAAAGTCTCTCCAACTTTTGCTTTGCTAATCACCATCTCTTTTTTGTCAAAACTACGTGCATCAAATGCATGCATTGGGTGCCCAATGTCAAACATCACATAGTTTGTGATATCAACAACACCATTGATTGGTTTTGCATCGACACGAAGTAATCGTATCGCCATCCATATTTGAGAGTCTTTGCTGTGCACGTCGTTGCATGCAAGCGCTGCAAATCGAGTGCATCCTTGTTCATCTTGAATAGATAATTGCAAAGATGACGATTTACTTGACTGAGCAACAGGTCGCTGCGCTAAAACTGCATTTAAAGGTTTAAGTTTAAGATTTAAAAAAGCTGCGATTTCACGAGCTACGCCGTAATGTCCCCACAGATCAGGACGATGATTAATCGATTTATTATCAACTTCTAGTACATAATCAACTGGAGCAATTTTTTCCCTCCAAGATCCGTCAACATACTGCTTTTCAGACACTGATACCGCTGGAAAATGCCCATCTTTTTCACGGTGAAATTCAGACAGATTTACCCAGCGCCAAGAGTTTTCATCTTTAGAAATGAGATATATTTTACCGATCACCGCGTCTGGTCTAGCTGGAAGCTCAAACGAATTATTTAATTCTTGGCAATGTACAGAAACTTTTTGGAAGTCTACAGAAACAATTTTACACAAAAACATTGCTGAAGGATCGCACTGTACGCGCTCAAATGACTCAATTTCTGCAGTTCGTGTGTTAAACAAATGCACCAAAGTATCAACGTTAATATCAGAAAGACAGCAATCAAGATAATCTAAAAGCCACGAAAGTAATATTTTCATGAAAAGCCTTTTTTATAAGAGGAAAGAACAATGAAAACAGTATAAAACAAAACAAATTTCTCACAACTATGAAAACAACCTCACTACCCAATTTGAAACATCTCTTGAAATTCACCATAAAAACAAAGTAAGTTCAAATTATTATTATTTAAAAAGGAGACTTGTTAATGCAAAGATCTGAAAAAGTATTGCAAATCGCATATGCTATTTCAATAGCATGGCTCATAAGCACCTTGATGGCAAACATTGCTGATCTTACTCATCTGGAAAACCTACCTCTATTTTTTTTCTTGGGTGGAGTGGGAGCAATTCTTTTAGTTCTCGGATTATTTAAATTTCAAAAAGGCTTAGGGGCTGGATTAGCGCTTGCTGGACTTAGCTGTGTTTTATGGGGATCTGCTCCCTACTTAAGAGAGTTAGGTGATAATTTAAGATTTGTATTAGCATTTGGAATGTTAATAATTGTTGGATATGCGTTGTATCGATTACAGCGCCAAGAGCAAGGAAAATAAAATGGAAAAAAATATAAAAAGCTCATGGCAACAATGGTTAATCGCATTTACGCTGGTTATTTTAATACCTGCAACGGTATGGCTAGGACTGAAAGCTATTTCTCCTAATATCGATTCTAAAACGTACTATGCAGCTGAAGCAGCTTTTTTCAAAGGTTATAAAGCTTATGGCGCAGAAGAAGAAAGAGCTCAATGGAAAGAGCGAAATACTGACTGGAAAAAAACAGAAACATTTACTATTCATGAACATAAAGTTTGTGTAAACCAATTTATTAGACTGATGACCTATAGCACATTCGCAATAATTTTGTTTTTTTTAGGAGCAATTTTTGCAATGCCTGTAGTAGCAGCTTCCTTCGTGTTCAGTGGATTAATTTTACACATATTATCTAGCTCATCATGCCCAATTGTTTTTGGATTAAACCTAAGAATTATCGAAATTTTATTTGCTTTAATCGGCTTACTCATTGTTTTATGGGCTGCTCGTCGCGACTCTCGTGATTAAAAGATTCAAAAATCTCTATCTAAAAATCAAAGGGTTGGATTTGTTTCCAGCCCTTTTTTACTTTAAAAAATATTCATAATTTCAATGACCCCTAAAACAGTCTAGACTAATTCAAAGATTGTCCTTATAATAAAAGAAAAACAGGTCTTATTTTACAAAGGATTTTAAATCATGGCAAAAAAAGGCAATCGCCAAATCATCAAGATCAAAAGCTCAGCAAGTCCACATTTCTATTCAACTTTCAAAAATAAAGTTAACACAACTGGACGTCTTGAAATCAAAAAATATGACCCTGTTGTAAGACGACATGTCATGTACAAAGAAGAAAAATAAAATTTAATGTTCATTTTTCGCTTCAAAGCTTTGGCAATTAGTTGCCTTGCTTTGTCGTCTTTTTTAAACCTGCACAGCCAACCTGAGCAAGATCGACTCGTTAAAGATCACTATGTAGGCGCTCAAGCATGGTTTGAAAAAATGACTCAAAAATATCCAGTTGCTCAGCTGGATAATGTTTTATTTTGTATTTCCGACCAGTATCTTTCCAGAACAAATACTATTTATTGGCCAGAAAGCCGACTGCGTGCAATCAATACTGCATACATGAAAACTCAAAATTCAAACGATCTAGAAAACATGTTCAAGCAAGACGAATATATTCTTTTGCATGAAGCAGCTCATGTTTTAAAAGATCACAACCAAAAAGGCTACGTAGCGCTTGCTTTAACTTGCGCAGCGTTTGCAGCTTTAAATGGTTACATTCTTAAAAAAGCATTCAAAAAAGACTCTACCAGCTTTAACAAAGTAAAATGTTCTATTGAAGCTCTACTTGGAAACTTGGCTATTTTAACGGCACTTGCTAGCTATGTTCAATTTCAAGAACGGCAAGCTGATGAATTTGTAAACAAATTTGGCGATGACCGGTCTTTGCAAGCTGGCGCCCATTGGCTTACTCGCATTGAGCAATGCATGCTCAAAGATCAACAGTTTTCAGAATTTACAAAAAATTTAATTATTTTATATCAAGACCCTTGGCATCCATTGCCAGAAAGCAGACGTCAAAAAGTACTTGAGGCGCTTGCATTGCGCAACTTAAACAAGTCAAACAGCTTACGGGTACAAATTTCATAGCGCCTAGACAGCTACCTGTATCTCGTGATAAAGTAAAATAAAGTTATAACTCTTAACAAACAGGATAAATGATAATGGGAACAATCCTTCTGTACTACAAATATGTCAACATTCAATA belongs to Candidatus Babeliales bacterium and includes:
- the lspA gene encoding signal peptidase II; translated protein: MMLKSVKKAHITLFLACFIVPLLLDRITKYLIVNEIWETQTITSFFNIYFTYNRGIAWGIGSGLDQQYVMFTTIVVASVLFYFAWYMRLVADNHKMLGSCLLILSGGLSNFFDRLWFGGVVDFIQLHLSGWYFPVFNIADMSITIGALFLSYFFLSDDKS
- the pheT gene encoding phenylalanine--tRNA ligase subunit beta produces the protein MKILLSWLLDYLDCCLSDINVDTLVHLFNTRTAEIESFERVQCDPSAMFLCKIVSVDFQKVSVHCQELNNSFELPARPDAVIGKIYLISKDENSWRWVNLSEFHREKDGHFPAVSVSEKQYVDGSWREKIAPVDYVLEVDNKSINHRPDLWGHYGVAREIAAFLNLKLKPLNAVLAQRPVAQSSKSSSLQLSIQDEQGCTRFAALACNDVHSKDSQIWMAIRLLRVDAKPINGVVDITNYVMFDIGHPMHAFDARSFDKKEMVISKAKVGETLQLLDGQTIKLTTQDTVVSDGTRPVALVGIMGGKDSGFTQGTKNIILEAAGLDPAVIRKTAQHFKLRTEASIRFEKHLDPMQNVTAIQRFLYLAEQEGILSDGQEAIVSVGKTFEPIVCEITHEFIEKRIGIPFTSEFVETTLKALGFQVAFDKTSGVYHVTVPTSRTTKDIGIQEDILEEIIRSYGFENVAQQLPLRSMAPFSLQVVNNVARIKNHLAFALSMHEVRDYLLYDASFTDRLTLNLDSAVKVRNPLSQNWTTLVTSLIPHLLKGVELNAAGKDNIRLFECNRIWSKQDTAISELKSVAGIIFDKKSVDFYACKNQLQSLFDLFSLEVIWQKPLGAVPAWYDGHKVAQLFVGDQVIGWVGMMSTQWMHSIVSGSAFIFELDEEFLQLQQPQKKLFKPWSKYQDVTYDMSLLIPLRVTVDELKNDIARAHELICSVELVDFFEKEEWAGHRSVTFRYTISNAEKTMTKKELEEVTESVQKVVKKHDAQIR
- the rpmG gene encoding 50S ribosomal protein L33, which gives rise to MAKKGNRQIIKIKSSASPHFYSTFKNKVNTTGRLEIKKYDPVVRRHVMYKEEK